The following coding sequences are from one Venturia canescens isolate UGA chromosome 5, ASM1945775v1, whole genome shotgun sequence window:
- the LOC122410918 gene encoding nuclear receptor coactivator 2-like isoform X12 yields MSISAAENAGPGPGDLQDPLWVKMSAITGNNTKKRKKSDAKPQSQINKCLNEKRRRTLENTFIDEIEELITATDMSSGKTDKCQILQRAVDKIRHICEQEGSNSHAVQQGEVSSSNPNILSNDQVGPIVLEALDGFLFVVSAEGRIEYVTDNIKQYINYSKDDVFGKDIYNIIHHGDHQAFVESLPMLLGWTCDPQPQTRKGSFNCRFLVKPDDKDETMEQKQQRVSQYETMQICSALLPINTNRLESGDVSSESSDIGPCVMCVARRISSNEKPVGATIEQFSVKSDISGKIIAVDNNGLSTSYSKYLNEDLVGTTIQDLCHPHDLSKLTAHLKGTTQTGEGTSSMYRLRMCSDKFLNVQTKSRLFKGNGMNESDFVMSAYSIVGDNDLTASEGGQLSNNKMCSGHSSNRCASNSNNNNGNNNNNVGGPLMSIGHVNGQVSGLSGGRSGGVGITSSCTTSSSVSVVGGGGCVGSSGGGNGAGTTNSTISFGSVDNSNNSIGSLIPNNQYNQFTSGMDLGFELFPSSTWDLAGSSNAWPTNDNRPESRDSGCGGQTISRPPSQPNVQTPSPQGTYSSSNTAIIPSHRSPMRPYSPSINVNVATHNFSNSFPFSPLQESQSGMSNTSVPIVNANGANPAGAAVLPGSSGPSSVPGPPNPTGNGLPGTSTSASNSIIPGNNIVGPSTSKRHEDNKNSNNSSTPMNIHGNVSHDVNNPTSHSSQACHETQNSVVPTESGRLRNLLTKRTSVSDDNQDTSNNDNDNQNEHRILKILLNQPDEDDYHSEHSNKLRTSPSNLNKSNVEHPKPSLGNNMLLQLLNEKNDEDEDARAGLKKQHELLQQLLKDPDEERKMQEQRESRDDDPLLRSLGFRAATPSPSQSGDHPHPATSQVGQKRPGEDGNMNMAVKRPMDGSHQVSSSGTGASSTVTSKLWEKNKMLASLLAKQPSQPATIPPIPASVISATPQDKLPRVVDRLKQQQPWSGGSMQPIVSNATTTTATSARTPLQNQTRQLPRQATYLNHMLSQQQRPQMGQMDTEFSGSGDYRPAGMDPNSWDNQSSDPDLSDILDQVIEFVPDEAIAASRLTESSAIANLLDAIESPPMNEKMAINAIQKSLMLCETAVNPTSSTITMPGTPPAYSTALGNTSVTTSHNYQPPPMYQQQSRVRFNAQPGIRQNAAQFTQHQQQRAKLLQQQQQQQQQQLKQRLLQQQQQQQLLIPSNATAPDQIASGIHNIDSLLNNTVAPNVSLQRSNVPDSQVSPGYGGSVQMPSGHRLSHSYSHPATLPQHPVVNNNFNSGQQVSAAAARLSPHSPAAMMSFSHPQPLSPRVSQGNYGNSPRMFNVNQTRQQQPAQQQLQQQQRSMPSPGTPASARQSPFPAESFPPPASPTASQFPPVPNPNAANPTAQYRLQRASSTPTATTQLPGGIGSPRHYGGGVNKDQPLLSPSHQHGGCQPTANHNQQNPANSQHYTNQQHTSMLYHTSANSINNHDVQNNQFCYDRTSISMYGTGPGDPQDARSMPPSNTTGHQMGGNTSSTGSMTSEFVRQELRAVVGARTQQRVPNNLQNNLTGQVTQDDLEALGLPFEMSSAGEAVVSDGPAKSWAIGSAGSAPSSSRTTMEEAVRGDPKSSLLQKLLSE; encoded by the exons ATTCGGCACATATGCGAACAAGAGGGCTCCAATAGTCATGCTGTTCAACAGGGAGAAGTTTCCTCCTCAAATCCGAACATATTGTCCAACGATCAAGTTGGCCCGATTGTGCTCGAG GCGTTAGATGGCTTTCTGTTTGTCGTTAGCGCCGAGGGCCGCATCGAATACGTTACGGATAATATAAAgcagtatataaattattcTAAGGACGATGTTTTCGGAAAGgatatttataatattattcATCATGGGGATCACCAAGCCTTCGTGGAGAGCCTGCCGATGTTATTAG gtTGGACCTGCGATCCCCAGCCACAAACGAGAAAAGGGAGCTTCAATTGTCGCTTTCTCGTCAAGCCCGATGATAAGGACGAGACTATGGAACAGAAGCAACAGCGCGTATCTCAGTACGAAACAATGCAAATATGCTCTGCCCTGTTACCAATAAATACTAATCGTCTTGAAAGCGGTGATGTGTCATCGGAATCGTCGGACATTGGTCCTTGCGTAATGTGCGTTGCACGAAGGATATCCAGCAACGAAAAACCAGTTGGCGCTACCATCGAACAGTTTTCCGTTAAATCGGACATCAGCGGGAAAATAATAGCGGTCGATAATAATGGACTGTCTACTTCTTACTCAAAGTACCTAAACGAG gACCTGGTTGGAACAACAATACAGGACTTGTGTCATCCGCATGATCTCAGTAAATTAACTGCTCATTTGAAGGGCACGACACAGACCGGTGAGGGGACGAGTTCCATGTATCGGTTGCGCATGTGCTCTGACAAGTTCCTTAACGTCCAAACAAAGTCAAGACTTTTCAAAGGAAATGGCATGAACGAATCGGATTTTGTGATGTCCGCCTATTCGATTGTCGG GGACAATGACTTAACGGCTAGCGAGGGTGGTCAGCTTTCCAACAACAAAATGTGCTCGGGACACTCTAGTAACCGTTGTGCGAGCAATAGTAATAACAATAATGgtaacaataacaataacgTGGGTGGGCCGTTGATGTCGATCGGTCATGTAAACGGTCAAGTGAGTGGTTTAAGTGGTGGCCGGAGTGGCGGCGTCGGGATAACGTCCTCGTGCACAACGTCGTCGAGCGTGTCTGTCGTTGGCGGGGGTGGTTGCGTTGGATCATCCGGCGGCGGTAACGGGGCTGGTACGACAAacagtacaatttcgtttgGTAGCGTCGACAATTCGAACAATTCAATTGGTTCGTTGATTCCGAACAATCAGTACAACCAGTTTACGAGTGGCATGGATCTGGGGTTTGAGCTTTTTCCAAGTTCCACGTGGGACTTGGCCGGTAGCAGCAACGCCTGGCCTACCAATGATAATAGGCCAGAATCGAGAGATAGCGGTTGCGGTGGTCAAACGATATCCCGACCACCTTCCCAACCAAACGTACAAACTCCGAGCCCGCAGGGAACGTACTCTTCTTCGAATACGGCCATCATACCGTCTCATCGAAGCCCCATGCGTCCATACAGCCCATCTATCAACGTCAACGTTGCCACTCACAACTTCAGTAATTCGTTCCCATTCAGTCCTCTTCAGGAATCGCAAAGCGGAATGTCCAACACGAGCGTTCCCATCGTCAACGCAAACGGTGCGAATCCCGCTGGCGCCGCCGTTCTTCCTGGATCCAGTGGACCGTCCTCGGTTCCCGGGCCTCCGAATCCCACCGGGAATGGACTACCCGGAACATCGACCTCCGCCAGCAATTCCATCATCCCTGGCAACAACATCGTTGGACCGTCGACCAGCAAAAGGCACGAggacaacaaaaattccaacaaCTCATCCACCCCCATGAACATTCATGGTAACGTCAGCCACGACGTCAATAATCCAACGAGCCATTCGTCCCAAGCCTGCCATGAAACTCAAAACAGTGTTGTGCCCACGGAATCTGGTAGACTGAGAAACTTGCTCACCAAAAGAACAAGTGTCAGTGACGATAATCAGGACACCTCCAACAACGATAATGATAATCAAAACGAACACAGGAtactaaaaattttgttgaatcaaCCGGACGAGGATGATTATCATTCGGAACATAGCAACAAGCTTCGGACCAGCCCGAGCAATCTCAACAAAAGTAACGTCGAGCATCCGAAACCTTCCCTCGGCAACAATATGCTTTTACAG TtattgaatgagaaaaatgacgaggacgaagacgctCGAGCCGGTTTGAAGAAGCAGCACGAACTTCTTCAACAATTACTCAAGGATCCtgacgaggagagaaaaatgcaGGAACAACGAGAG AGTCGAGACGACGATCCTCTACTTCGGAGCCTTGGATTCCGCGCTGCTACGCCATCCCCCTCCCAATCCGGCGATCATCCGCATCCAGCTACTTCGCAAGTCGGTCAAAAAAGGCCCGGTGAAGATGGCAATATGAATATGGCCGTTAAACGACCCATGGATGGATCGCATCAAGTATCCTCTTCCGGAACCGGAGCCTCTAGTACCGTTACTAGCAAATtgtgggagaaaaataaaatgttggcATCGCTGCTGGCCAAACAGCCATCCCAGCCAGCGACTATTCCGCCAATACCCGCGTCTGTGATATCGGCAACTCCACAG gataAGCTGCCTCGCGTTGTCGACCGATTGAAGCAGCAACAGCCATGGTCGGGTGGTAGTATGCAACCGATTGTCAGCAACGCGACAACGACAACCGCGACCTCGGCGCGTACGCCTTTACAAAACCAAACGAGACAACTACCTCGTCAAGCAACCTACCTCAATCACATGCTAAGTCAA CAACAAAGGCCCCAAATGGGACAAATGGATACAGAATTTAGCGGTAGCGGCGATTACCGTCCTGCCGGAATGGACCCAAACTCGTGGGACAATCAGTCGTCAGATCCAGATCTGTCGGACATTTTGGATCAGGTTATAGAATTTGTTCCGGACGAAGCTATCGCGG CGTCTCGTTTGACAGAATCGTCCGCAATAGCGAATCTATTGGATGCTATTGAATCGCCACccatgaacgaaaaaatggctATTAATGCCATACAAAAGTCATTGATGTTATGCGAGACTGCAGTGAATCCAACGTCTTCCACGATCACGATGCCTGGTACACCTCCGGCTTATTCGACAGCG CTGGGTAATACGTCAGTCACAACGAGTCACAACTACCAACCACCACCAATGTATCAACAACAATCGAGGGTCAGATTCAACGCCCAGCCAGGAATACGACAAAATGCTGCACAGTTCACTCAGCATCAGCAACAACGAGCCAAACTTttgcaacaacagcaacaacaacaacagcagcaattAAAACAGAGGCTTttgcagcaacagcagcaacaacaattaCTCATACCATCCAATGCAACAGCCCCAGACCAAATAGCATCGGGTATCCATAATATCGATAGCTTACTTAATAACACCGTGGCACCAAATGTTTCGCTTCAG CGCTCCAATGTACCAGATTCTCAAGTCTCGCCGGGCTACGGGGGATCCGTCCAGATGCCTTCGGGCCACCGCCTTTCACACTCATATTCCCATCCGGCAACGTTACCGCAAca CCCGGTCGTTAATAACAATTTCAACAGCGGTCAACAAGTCTCGGCAGCTGCAGCGCGGCTGTCCCCACATTCTCCCGCTGCTATGATGTCGTTTTCTCATCCTCAACCGCTATCACCTCGAGTTTCACAA GGCAATTACGGAAATAGTCCGCGGATGTTCAACGTGAATCAAACGAGGCAGCAGCAGCCGGCGCAACAGCAGCTTCAACAGCAGCAAAGATCGATGCCGTCGCCAGGTACACCGGCATCGGCACGCCAATCCCCATTTCCGGCTGAATCTTTCCCCCCACCGGCATCGCCAACGGCTAGCCAATTCCCGCCTGTTCCTAATCCAAATGCCGCCAATCCCACAGCTCAGTATCGTCTTCAGCGAGCCTCTTCGACACCTACCGCAACGACCCAGTTACCAG GTGGTATTGGATCACCGAGACATTACGGAGGTGGTGTTAACAAGGATCAACCACTATTATCACCTAGTCATCAACACGGCGGTTGTCAACCAACGGCAAATCACAATCAACAGAATCCAGCGAACAGCCAACATTACACAAACCAACAACACACCTCAATGCTTTATCACACGAGTGCAAACAGTATCAACAATCATGATGTACAGAACAATCAGTTTTGTTACGATCGTACATCGATATCGATGTACGGTACGGGACCGGGAGATCCTCAGGACGCGAGATCAATGCCTCCTAGTAATACCACCGGTCACCAAATGGGTG GTAATACGAGCAGCACGGGCAGCATGACTTCCGAATTCGTTAGGCAAGAATTGAGGGCTGTTGTTGGAGCGCGAACGCAACAGAGGGTGCCGAATAATTTGCAAAATAATCTCACCGGTCAAGTTACTCAGGACGATCTTGAAGCTCTTGGTTTGCCGTTTGAGATGTCTTCGGCAG GTGAGGCTGTGGTTAGCGATGGCCCTGCCAAGAGTTGGGCCATTGGGAGTGCCGGAAGTGCCCCCTCCTCCTCCAGG ACTACTATGGAGGAGGCGGTACGAGGTGATCCAAAGTCATCCCTTCTGCAGAAGTTACTGTCCGAGTGA
- the LOC122410918 gene encoding nuclear receptor coactivator 2-like isoform X2, which produces MSISAAENAGPGPGDLQDPLWVKMSAITGNNTKKRKKSDAKPQSQINKCLNEKRRRTLENTFIDEIEELITATDMSSGKTDKCQILQRAVDKIRHICEQEGSNSHAVQQGEVSSSNPNILSNDQVGPIVLEALDGFLFVVSAEGRIEYVTDNIKQYINYSKDDVFGKDIYNIIHHGDHQAFVESLPMLLGWTCDPQPQTRKGSFNCRFLVKPDDKDETMEQKQQRVSQYETMQICSALLPINTNRLESGDVSSESSDIGPCVMCVARRISSNEKPVGATIEQFSVKSDISGKIIAVDNNGLSTSYSKYLNEDLVGTTIQDLCHPHDLSKLTAHLKGTTQTGEGTSSMYRLRMCSDKFLNVQTKSRLFKGNGMNESDFVMSAYSIVGDNDLTASEGGQLSNNKMCSGHSSNRCASNSNNNNGNNNNNVGGPLMSIGHVNGQVSGLSGGRSGGVGITSSCTTSSSVSVVGGGGCVGSSGGGNGAGTTNSTISFGSVDNSNNSIGSLIPNNQYNQFTSGMDLGFELFPSSTWDLAGSSNAWPTNDNRPESRDSGCGGQTISRPPSQPNVQTPSPQGTYSSSNTAIIPSHRSPMRPYSPSINVNVATHNFSNSFPFSPLQESQSGMSNTSVPIVNANGANPAGAAVLPGSSGPSSVPGPPNPTGNGLPGTSTSASNSIIPGNNIVGPSTSKRHEDNKNSNNSSTPMNIHGNVSHDVNNPTSHSSQACHETQNSVVPTESGRLRNLLTKRTSVSDDNQDTSNNDNDNQNEHRILKILLNQPDEDDYHSEHSNKLRTSPSNLNKSNVEHPKPSLGNNMLLQLLNEKNDEDEDARAGLKKQHELLQQLLKDPDEERKMQEQRESRDDDPLLRSLGFRAATPSPSQSGDHPHPATSQVGQKRPGEDGNMNMAVKRPMDGSHQVSSSGTGASSTVTSKLWEKNKMLASLLAKQPSQPATIPPIPASVISATPQDKLPRVVDRLKQQQPWSGGSMQPIVSNATTTTATSARTPLQNQTRQLPRQATYLNHMLSQQQRPQMGQMDTEFSGSGDYRPAGMDPNSWDNQSSDPDLSDILDQVIEFVPDEAIAGLASRLTESSAIANLLDAIESPPMNEKMAINAIQKSLMLCETAVNPTSSTITMPGTPPAYSTALGNTSVTTSHNYQPPPMYQQQSRVRFNAQPGIRQNAAQFTQHQQQRAKLLQQQQQQQQQQLKQRLLQQQQQQQLLIPSNATAPDQIASGIHNIDSLLNNTVAPNVSLQRSNVPDSQVSPGYGGSVQMPSGHRLSHSYSHPATLPQHPVVNNNFNSGQQVSAAAARLSPHSPAAMMSFSHPQPLSPRVSQGNYGNSPRMFNVNQTRQQQPAQQQLQQQQRSMPSPGTPASARQSPFPAESFPPPASPTASQFPPVPNPNAANPTAQYRLQRASSTPTATTQLPGGIGSPRHYGGGVNKDQPLLSPSHQHGGCQPTANHNQQNPANSQHYTNQQHTSMLYHTSANSINNHDVQNNQFCYDRTSISMYGTGPGDPQDARSMPPSNTTGHQMGGNTSSTGSMTSEFVRQELRAVVGARTQQRVPNNLQNNLTGQVTQDDLEALGLPFEMSSAGEAVVSDGPAKSWAIGSAGSAPSSSRTTMEEAVRGDPKSSLLQKLLSE; this is translated from the exons ATTCGGCACATATGCGAACAAGAGGGCTCCAATAGTCATGCTGTTCAACAGGGAGAAGTTTCCTCCTCAAATCCGAACATATTGTCCAACGATCAAGTTGGCCCGATTGTGCTCGAG GCGTTAGATGGCTTTCTGTTTGTCGTTAGCGCCGAGGGCCGCATCGAATACGTTACGGATAATATAAAgcagtatataaattattcTAAGGACGATGTTTTCGGAAAGgatatttataatattattcATCATGGGGATCACCAAGCCTTCGTGGAGAGCCTGCCGATGTTATTAG gtTGGACCTGCGATCCCCAGCCACAAACGAGAAAAGGGAGCTTCAATTGTCGCTTTCTCGTCAAGCCCGATGATAAGGACGAGACTATGGAACAGAAGCAACAGCGCGTATCTCAGTACGAAACAATGCAAATATGCTCTGCCCTGTTACCAATAAATACTAATCGTCTTGAAAGCGGTGATGTGTCATCGGAATCGTCGGACATTGGTCCTTGCGTAATGTGCGTTGCACGAAGGATATCCAGCAACGAAAAACCAGTTGGCGCTACCATCGAACAGTTTTCCGTTAAATCGGACATCAGCGGGAAAATAATAGCGGTCGATAATAATGGACTGTCTACTTCTTACTCAAAGTACCTAAACGAG gACCTGGTTGGAACAACAATACAGGACTTGTGTCATCCGCATGATCTCAGTAAATTAACTGCTCATTTGAAGGGCACGACACAGACCGGTGAGGGGACGAGTTCCATGTATCGGTTGCGCATGTGCTCTGACAAGTTCCTTAACGTCCAAACAAAGTCAAGACTTTTCAAAGGAAATGGCATGAACGAATCGGATTTTGTGATGTCCGCCTATTCGATTGTCGG GGACAATGACTTAACGGCTAGCGAGGGTGGTCAGCTTTCCAACAACAAAATGTGCTCGGGACACTCTAGTAACCGTTGTGCGAGCAATAGTAATAACAATAATGgtaacaataacaataacgTGGGTGGGCCGTTGATGTCGATCGGTCATGTAAACGGTCAAGTGAGTGGTTTAAGTGGTGGCCGGAGTGGCGGCGTCGGGATAACGTCCTCGTGCACAACGTCGTCGAGCGTGTCTGTCGTTGGCGGGGGTGGTTGCGTTGGATCATCCGGCGGCGGTAACGGGGCTGGTACGACAAacagtacaatttcgtttgGTAGCGTCGACAATTCGAACAATTCAATTGGTTCGTTGATTCCGAACAATCAGTACAACCAGTTTACGAGTGGCATGGATCTGGGGTTTGAGCTTTTTCCAAGTTCCACGTGGGACTTGGCCGGTAGCAGCAACGCCTGGCCTACCAATGATAATAGGCCAGAATCGAGAGATAGCGGTTGCGGTGGTCAAACGATATCCCGACCACCTTCCCAACCAAACGTACAAACTCCGAGCCCGCAGGGAACGTACTCTTCTTCGAATACGGCCATCATACCGTCTCATCGAAGCCCCATGCGTCCATACAGCCCATCTATCAACGTCAACGTTGCCACTCACAACTTCAGTAATTCGTTCCCATTCAGTCCTCTTCAGGAATCGCAAAGCGGAATGTCCAACACGAGCGTTCCCATCGTCAACGCAAACGGTGCGAATCCCGCTGGCGCCGCCGTTCTTCCTGGATCCAGTGGACCGTCCTCGGTTCCCGGGCCTCCGAATCCCACCGGGAATGGACTACCCGGAACATCGACCTCCGCCAGCAATTCCATCATCCCTGGCAACAACATCGTTGGACCGTCGACCAGCAAAAGGCACGAggacaacaaaaattccaacaaCTCATCCACCCCCATGAACATTCATGGTAACGTCAGCCACGACGTCAATAATCCAACGAGCCATTCGTCCCAAGCCTGCCATGAAACTCAAAACAGTGTTGTGCCCACGGAATCTGGTAGACTGAGAAACTTGCTCACCAAAAGAACAAGTGTCAGTGACGATAATCAGGACACCTCCAACAACGATAATGATAATCAAAACGAACACAGGAtactaaaaattttgttgaatcaaCCGGACGAGGATGATTATCATTCGGAACATAGCAACAAGCTTCGGACCAGCCCGAGCAATCTCAACAAAAGTAACGTCGAGCATCCGAAACCTTCCCTCGGCAACAATATGCTTTTACAG TtattgaatgagaaaaatgacgaggacgaagacgctCGAGCCGGTTTGAAGAAGCAGCACGAACTTCTTCAACAATTACTCAAGGATCCtgacgaggagagaaaaatgcaGGAACAACGAGAG AGTCGAGACGACGATCCTCTACTTCGGAGCCTTGGATTCCGCGCTGCTACGCCATCCCCCTCCCAATCCGGCGATCATCCGCATCCAGCTACTTCGCAAGTCGGTCAAAAAAGGCCCGGTGAAGATGGCAATATGAATATGGCCGTTAAACGACCCATGGATGGATCGCATCAAGTATCCTCTTCCGGAACCGGAGCCTCTAGTACCGTTACTAGCAAATtgtgggagaaaaataaaatgttggcATCGCTGCTGGCCAAACAGCCATCCCAGCCAGCGACTATTCCGCCAATACCCGCGTCTGTGATATCGGCAACTCCACAG gataAGCTGCCTCGCGTTGTCGACCGATTGAAGCAGCAACAGCCATGGTCGGGTGGTAGTATGCAACCGATTGTCAGCAACGCGACAACGACAACCGCGACCTCGGCGCGTACGCCTTTACAAAACCAAACGAGACAACTACCTCGTCAAGCAACCTACCTCAATCACATGCTAAGTCAA CAACAAAGGCCCCAAATGGGACAAATGGATACAGAATTTAGCGGTAGCGGCGATTACCGTCCTGCCGGAATGGACCCAAACTCGTGGGACAATCAGTCGTCAGATCCAGATCTGTCGGACATTTTGGATCAGGTTATAGAATTTGTTCCGGACGAAGCTATCGCGG GTCTAGCGTCTCGTTTGACAGAATCGTCCGCAATAGCGAATCTATTGGATGCTATTGAATCGCCACccatgaacgaaaaaatggctATTAATGCCATACAAAAGTCATTGATGTTATGCGAGACTGCAGTGAATCCAACGTCTTCCACGATCACGATGCCTGGTACACCTCCGGCTTATTCGACAGCG CTGGGTAATACGTCAGTCACAACGAGTCACAACTACCAACCACCACCAATGTATCAACAACAATCGAGGGTCAGATTCAACGCCCAGCCAGGAATACGACAAAATGCTGCACAGTTCACTCAGCATCAGCAACAACGAGCCAAACTTttgcaacaacagcaacaacaacaacagcagcaattAAAACAGAGGCTTttgcagcaacagcagcaacaacaattaCTCATACCATCCAATGCAACAGCCCCAGACCAAATAGCATCGGGTATCCATAATATCGATAGCTTACTTAATAACACCGTGGCACCAAATGTTTCGCTTCAG CGCTCCAATGTACCAGATTCTCAAGTCTCGCCGGGCTACGGGGGATCCGTCCAGATGCCTTCGGGCCACCGCCTTTCACACTCATATTCCCATCCGGCAACGTTACCGCAAca CCCGGTCGTTAATAACAATTTCAACAGCGGTCAACAAGTCTCGGCAGCTGCAGCGCGGCTGTCCCCACATTCTCCCGCTGCTATGATGTCGTTTTCTCATCCTCAACCGCTATCACCTCGAGTTTCACAA GGCAATTACGGAAATAGTCCGCGGATGTTCAACGTGAATCAAACGAGGCAGCAGCAGCCGGCGCAACAGCAGCTTCAACAGCAGCAAAGATCGATGCCGTCGCCAGGTACACCGGCATCGGCACGCCAATCCCCATTTCCGGCTGAATCTTTCCCCCCACCGGCATCGCCAACGGCTAGCCAATTCCCGCCTGTTCCTAATCCAAATGCCGCCAATCCCACAGCTCAGTATCGTCTTCAGCGAGCCTCTTCGACACCTACCGCAACGACCCAGTTACCAG GTGGTATTGGATCACCGAGACATTACGGAGGTGGTGTTAACAAGGATCAACCACTATTATCACCTAGTCATCAACACGGCGGTTGTCAACCAACGGCAAATCACAATCAACAGAATCCAGCGAACAGCCAACATTACACAAACCAACAACACACCTCAATGCTTTATCACACGAGTGCAAACAGTATCAACAATCATGATGTACAGAACAATCAGTTTTGTTACGATCGTACATCGATATCGATGTACGGTACGGGACCGGGAGATCCTCAGGACGCGAGATCAATGCCTCCTAGTAATACCACCGGTCACCAAATGGGTG GTAATACGAGCAGCACGGGCAGCATGACTTCCGAATTCGTTAGGCAAGAATTGAGGGCTGTTGTTGGAGCGCGAACGCAACAGAGGGTGCCGAATAATTTGCAAAATAATCTCACCGGTCAAGTTACTCAGGACGATCTTGAAGCTCTTGGTTTGCCGTTTGAGATGTCTTCGGCAG GTGAGGCTGTGGTTAGCGATGGCCCTGCCAAGAGTTGGGCCATTGGGAGTGCCGGAAGTGCCCCCTCCTCCTCCAGG ACTACTATGGAGGAGGCGGTACGAGGTGATCCAAAGTCATCCCTTCTGCAGAAGTTACTGTCCGAGTGA